The following proteins are encoded in a genomic region of Jaculus jaculus isolate mJacJac1 chromosome 13, mJacJac1.mat.Y.cur, whole genome shotgun sequence:
- the Pitpnm2 gene encoding membrane-associated phosphatidylinositol transfer protein 2 isoform X2 — protein MIIKEYRIPLPMTVEEYRIAQLYMIQKKSRNETYGEGSGVEILENRPYTDGPGGSGQYTHKVYHVGMHIPGWFRSILPKAALRVVEESWNAYPYTRTRFTCPFVEKFSIDIETFYKTDAGENPDVFSLSPVEKNQLTTDIIDIVKDPVPPNEYKTEEDPKLFQSVKTHRGPLSDNWIEEYKKQLLPIMCAYKLCKVEFRYWGMQSKIERFIHDTGLRRVMVRAHRQAWCWQDEWYGLSMENIRELEREAQLMLSRKMAQFTEEEGAMELTKDPATQDQSSVAPAESSSSNGEPLVGRGLKKQWSTSSKSSRSSKRGASPSRHSISEWRMQSIARDSDESSDDEFFDAHEDLSDSEEIFPKDITKWSSNDLMDKMESLEPEDPQDSLYRQSSPEFRVASSVEQLNIIEDEVSQPLAAPPSKIHVLLLVLHGGTILDNGAGDPSSKQGDTNTIANVFDTVMHVHYPSALGHLAIRLVPCPPICADAFALVSNLSPYGHDEGCLSSSQDHIPLAALPLLATSSPQYQEAVATVIQRANLAYGDFIKSQEGVTFNGQVCLIGDCVGGILAFDALCYSNQPVSESQSSSRRGSVVSMQDTDMLSPGILVNTAHSSSGGGSGNGGGSNLESSRHLSRSNIDIPRSNGTEDSKRQLPRKRSDSSTYELDTIQQHQAFLSSLHASVLRNEPNARRSSSSTMLDGTGALGKFDFEIADLFLFGCPLGLVLALRKTVIPSLDVFQLRPACQQVYNLFHPADPSASRLEPLLERRFHALPPFSIPRYQRYPLGDGCSTLLADALQTHNTVFQEHAAPSSPSMASASRGFRRASEISIASQVSGMAESYTASNIAQKAPSALSHTPSIRRLSLLALPPPSLTIQGPCPWARQVSPNLERGPCLSDVDIRKVAAKWWGQKRIDYALYCPDALTAFPTVALPHLFHASYWESTDVVSFLLRQVMRHDSSSILELDGKEVSVFTPSQPREKWQRKRTHVKLRNVTANHRINDAVANEDGPQVVTGRFMYGPLDMVTLTGEKVDVHIMMQPPSGEWLHLDTLVTNSSGRVSYTIPETHRLGVGVYPIKMVVRGDHTFADSYITVLPKGTEFVVFSIDGSFAASVSIMGSDPKVRAGAVDVVRHWQDLGYLIIYVTGRPDMQKQRVVAWLAQHNFPHGVVSFCDGLVHDPLRHKANFLKLLISELHLRAHAAYGSTKDVAVYSSISLSPMHIYIVGRPTKKLQQQCQFITDGYAAHLAQLKYNHRARPARNTATRMALRKGSFGLPGQGDFLRSRNHLFRTISAQPSGPSHRHDRTQSQADSEQRGQRSMSVAASCWGRAMTGRLEPGAAIGPK, from the exons AAGAAAAGCCGTAATGAGACGTATGGCGAAGGCAGTGGTGTGGAGATCCTGGAAAACCGGCCCTACACAGATGGTCCTGGTGGCTCTGGGCAGTACACACACAAAGTGTACCACGTGGGCATGCACATCCCTGGCTGGTTCCGCTCCATTCTGCCCAAGGCAGCCTTGCGAGTGGTTGAGGAGTCCTGGAATGCCTACCCTTACACACGAACCAG GTTCACCTGCCCTTTTGTAGAGAAGTTCTCCATCGACATTGAAACCTTTTATAAGACCGATGCTGGGGAAAACCCTGATGTGTTTAGCCTGTCTCCTGTGGAAAAGAACCAGCTGACAACAG ACATCATCGACATTGTCAAGGATCCTGTACCCCCCAATGAGTATAAGACAGAAGAAGATCCCAAGCTGTTCCAGTCAGTTAAGACTCATCGGGGACCCCTATCTGACAACTGGATCGAGGAATATAAGAAGCAACTCCTGCCCATCATGTGTGCCTACAAGCTCTGCAAGGTGGAGTTCCGCTACTGGGGCATGCAGTCCAAGATTGAGAGGTTCATCCATGACACTG GCCTACGGCGGGTGATGGTGCGGGCCCACCGGCAAGCCTGGTGCTGGCAGGACGAGTGGTATGGGCTGAGCATGGAGAACATTCGGGAGCTAGAAAGGGAAGCACAGCTCATGCTGTCCCGCAAGATGGCCCAGTTCACTGAGGAAGAGGGGGCCATGGAGCTCACCAAGGACCCTGCCACCCAGGACCAATCATCTGTGGCACCTGCTGAGTCCAGCAGCAGCAACGGGGAGCCCCTAGTAGGGCGAGGCCTGAAGAAGCAATGGTCCACATCTTCAAAGTCCTCACGGTCCTCCAAGCGGGGAG CCAGCCCTTCCCGACACAGCATCTCGGAGTGGAGAATGCAGAGTATTGCTAGGGACTCTGATGAGAGCTCAGATGACGAGTTCTTCGATGCACACG aGGACCTGTCTGATTCAGAGGAAATATTTCCCAAGGACATTACCAAGTGGAGCTCCAATGACCTCATGGACAAAATGGAGAGCCTGGAGCCAGAGGACCCGCAGG ACAGTCTGTATCGCCAGAGCAGCCCtgagttcagggtggcctccagtgTGGAACAGCTGAACATCATTGAG GATGAGGTGAGCCAGCCACTAGCTGCACCACCCTCCAAGATCCacgtgctgctgctggtgctgcacGGAGGCACCATCCTGGACAATGGAGCTGGGGATCCCAGCTCCAAGCAGGGTGACACCAACACTATTGCCAACGTGTTCGACACCGTCATGCATGTGCACTACCCCAGTGCCCTAGGCCACCTCGCCATCCGCTTGGTGCCCTGCCCACCCATCTGTGCTGACGCCTTCGCCCTTGTCTCCAA CCTCAGCCCCTATGGCCATGATGAAGGCTGTCTATCCAGCAGCCAGGACCATATCCCCCTGGCTGCCCTGCCCCTGTTGGCTACTTCCTCACCTCAGTACCAGGAGGCAGTTGCTACAGTGATTCAGCGGGCCAACCTGGCCTATGGGGACTTCATCAAGTCCCAGGAGGGTGTGACCTTCAATGGACAG GTCTGTCTTATTGGGGACTGTGTCGGGGGCATCCTGGCATTTGATGCCTTATGCTACAGCAACCAGCCAGTATCTGAGAGTCAGAGCAGCAGCCGCCGGGGCAGTGTGGTCAGCATGCAG GACACTGACATGTTGTCCCCGGGCATCCTGGTGAACACGGCACACAGCTCCAGTGGTGGTGGCAGTGGCAATGGTGGTGGCTCCAACCTGGAGAGCAGTCGGCACCTGAGCCGCAGCAACATCGACATCCCCCGCAGCAATGGCACTGAAGACTCCAAAAGGCAGCTGCCCCGCAAGAGGAGTGACTCATCCACCTATGAGCTGGATACCATCCAGCAGCACCAGGCCTTCCTGTCCAG CCTCCATGCGAGCGTGCTGAGGAATGAGCCCAATGCCCGCCGCTCGAGCAGCTCCACCATGCTGGATGGCACCGGAGCCCTGGGCAAATTTGACTTTGAGATTGCTGACCTCTTCCTCTTCGGGTGCCCACTAGGACTGGTTCTAGCCTTGAGGAAAACTGTCATCCCCTCTCTGGACG TTTTCCAGCTGCGACCAGCTTGCCAGCAAGTGTACAACCTCTTCCACCCTGCGGACCCATCAGCCTCTCGCCTGGAGCCACTGCTGGAGCGGCGCTTCCATGCCCTGCCACCCTTCAGCATCCCCCGCTACCAGCGCTACCCGCTGGGGGATGGCTGCTCCACACTGTTGG CAGACGCACTCCAGACCCATAACACAGTCTTCCAAGAACATGCAGCCCCCTCATCACCAAGCATGGCCTCTGCCAGCCGTGGCTTCCGCAGAGCCAGTGAGATCAGCATCGCCAGCCAGGTGTCGGGCATGGCTGAGAGCTACACAGCATCTAACATCGCCCAGA AGGCTCCCTCTGCACTCAGCCACACCCCCAGCATCAGGCGTCTGTCCCTGCTGGCCCTGCCCCCCCCATCCCTCACCATCCAGGGTCCCTGTCCCTGGGCCAGGCAGGTGAGCCCCAACCTGGAGCGAGGCCCCTGTCTCTCTGACGTGGACATCAGAAAAG TTGCTGCAAAATGGTGGGGCCAGAAGCGGATCGACTATGCCCTCTACTGCCCTGATGCTCTCACAGCCTTCCCCACTGTGGCCCTTCCCCACCTCTTCCATGCCAGCTACTGGGAGTCAACTGATGTGGTCTCCTTTCTGCTGAGACAG GTCATGCGGCATGACAGCTCCAGCATCCTAGAACTGGATGGCAAGGAAGTGTCCGTGTTCACGCCTTCACAGCCAAGAGAGAAATGGCAGCgcaaaaggacccatgtaaaactgcgG AATGTGACAGCCAACCACCGGATCAATGATGCAGTTGCCAATGAGGATGGCCCACAGGTTGTGACAGGCCGGTTCATGTATGGGCCCCTGGACATGGTCACGCTGACTGGGGAGAAG GTGGATGTGCACATCATGATGCAGCCACCCTCAGGTGAGTGGCTGCACCTGGACACACTGGTGACCAACAGCAGTGGGCGTGTCTCCTACACCATCCCTGAGACGCACCGCCTGGGGGTGGGCGTCTACCCCATCAAGATGGTGGTCAG GGGAGACCACACATTTGCCGACAGCTACATCACTGTGCTGCCCAAGGGCACGGAGTTCGTGGTCTTCAGTATCGATGGCTCCTTTGCCGCCAGTGTGTCCATCATGGGCAGTGACCCCAAGGTGCGCGCCGGGGCCGTGGATGTGGTGCG GCACTGGCAGGACCTGGGCTACCTCATCATCTACGTGACGGGTCGGCCTGACATGCAGAAGCAGCGGGTGGTGGCATGGCTGGCCCAGCACAACTTCCCCCATGGCGTGGTGTCCTTCTGTGACGGCCTAGTGCATGACCCACTACGGCACAAGGCCAACTTCCTGAAGCTGCTCATCTCTGAG CTGCACCTGCGCGCACATGCGGCCTATGGCTCCACAAAGGACGTGGCGGTCTATAGCTCCATCAGCCTATCTCCCATGCACATCTACATTGTGGGCCGGCCCACCAAGAAGCTGCAGCAGCAGTGCCAG TTCATCACTGATGGCTATGCAGCCCACCTGGCCCAGCTCAAGTACAATCATCGGGCACGGCCAGCTCGCAACACAGCCACTCGCATGGCACTACGCAAAGGCAGCTTTGGCCTACCTGGCCAGGGTGACTTCCTGCGATCCCGGAATCACCTGTTCCGCACCATCTCAGCCCAGCCCAGTGGGCCCAGCCACCGGCATGATCGGACACAAAGCCAAGCAGACAGTGAGCAGCGGGGCCAGCGCAGCATGAGTGTAGCGGCCAGCTGCTGGGGCCGTGCTATGACTGGCCGGCTTGAACCAGGGGCAGCCATAGGCCCCAAGTAG
- the Pitpnm2 gene encoding membrane-associated phosphatidylinositol transfer protein 2 isoform X4 codes for MIIKEYRIPLPMTVEEYRIAQLYMIQKKSRNETYGEGSGVEILENRPYTDGPGGSGQYTHKVYHVGMHIPGWFRSILPKAALRVVEESWNAYPYTRTRFTCPFVEKFSIDIETFYKTDAGENPDVFSLSPVEKNQLTTDIIDIVKDPVPPNEYKTEEDPKLFQSVKTHRGPLSDNWIEEYKKQLLPIMCAYKLCKVEFRYWGMQSKIERFIHDTGLRRVMVRAHRQAWCWQDEWYGLSMENIRELEREAQLMLSRKMAQFTEEEGAMELTKDPATQDQSSVAPAESSSSNGEPLVGRGLKKQWSTSSKSSRSSKRGASPSRHSISEWRMQSIARDSDESSDDEFFDAHEDLSDSEEIFPKDITKWSSNDLMDKMESLEPEDPQDSLYRQSSPEFRVASSVEQLNIIEDEVSQPLAAPPSKIHVLLLVLHGGTILDNGAGDPSSKQGDTNTIANVFDTVMHVHYPSALGHLAIRLVPCPPICADAFALVSNLSPYGHDEGCLSSSQDHIPLAALPLLATSSPQYQEAVATVIQRANLAYGDFIKSQEGVTFNGQVCLIGDCVGGILAFDALCYSNQPVSESQSSSRRGSVVSMQDTDMLSPGILVNTAHSSSGGGSGNGGGSNLESSRHLSRSNIDIPRSNGTEDSKRQLPRKRSDSSTYELDTIQQHQAFLSSLHASVLRNEPNARRSSSSTMLDGTGALGKFDFEIADLFLFGCPLGLVLALRKTVIPSLDVFQLRPACQQVYNLFHPADPSASRLEPLLERRFHALPPFSIPRYQRYPLGDGCSTLLADALQTHNTVFQEHAAPSSPSMASASRGFRRASEISIASQVSGMAESYTASNIAQIAAKWWGQKRIDYALYCPDALTAFPTVALPHLFHASYWESTDVVSFLLRQVMRHDSSSILELDGKEVSVFTPSQPREKWQRKRTHVKLRNVTANHRINDAVANEDGPQVVTGRFMYGPLDMVTLTGEKVDVHIMMQPPSGEWLHLDTLVTNSSGRVSYTIPETHRLGVGVYPIKMVVRGDHTFADSYITVLPKGTEFVVFSIDGSFAASVSIMGSDPKVRAGAVDVVRHWQDLGYLIIYVTGRPDMQKQRVVAWLAQHNFPHGVVSFCDGLVHDPLRHKANFLKLLISELHLRAHAAYGSTKDVAVYSSISLSPMHIYIVGRPTKKLQQQCQFITDGYAAHLAQLKYNHRARPARNTATRMALRKGSFGLPGQGDFLRSRNHLFRTISAQPSGPSHRHDRTQSQADSEQRGQRSMSVAASCWGRAMTGRLEPGAAIGPK; via the exons AAGAAAAGCCGTAATGAGACGTATGGCGAAGGCAGTGGTGTGGAGATCCTGGAAAACCGGCCCTACACAGATGGTCCTGGTGGCTCTGGGCAGTACACACACAAAGTGTACCACGTGGGCATGCACATCCCTGGCTGGTTCCGCTCCATTCTGCCCAAGGCAGCCTTGCGAGTGGTTGAGGAGTCCTGGAATGCCTACCCTTACACACGAACCAG GTTCACCTGCCCTTTTGTAGAGAAGTTCTCCATCGACATTGAAACCTTTTATAAGACCGATGCTGGGGAAAACCCTGATGTGTTTAGCCTGTCTCCTGTGGAAAAGAACCAGCTGACAACAG ACATCATCGACATTGTCAAGGATCCTGTACCCCCCAATGAGTATAAGACAGAAGAAGATCCCAAGCTGTTCCAGTCAGTTAAGACTCATCGGGGACCCCTATCTGACAACTGGATCGAGGAATATAAGAAGCAACTCCTGCCCATCATGTGTGCCTACAAGCTCTGCAAGGTGGAGTTCCGCTACTGGGGCATGCAGTCCAAGATTGAGAGGTTCATCCATGACACTG GCCTACGGCGGGTGATGGTGCGGGCCCACCGGCAAGCCTGGTGCTGGCAGGACGAGTGGTATGGGCTGAGCATGGAGAACATTCGGGAGCTAGAAAGGGAAGCACAGCTCATGCTGTCCCGCAAGATGGCCCAGTTCACTGAGGAAGAGGGGGCCATGGAGCTCACCAAGGACCCTGCCACCCAGGACCAATCATCTGTGGCACCTGCTGAGTCCAGCAGCAGCAACGGGGAGCCCCTAGTAGGGCGAGGCCTGAAGAAGCAATGGTCCACATCTTCAAAGTCCTCACGGTCCTCCAAGCGGGGAG CCAGCCCTTCCCGACACAGCATCTCGGAGTGGAGAATGCAGAGTATTGCTAGGGACTCTGATGAGAGCTCAGATGACGAGTTCTTCGATGCACACG aGGACCTGTCTGATTCAGAGGAAATATTTCCCAAGGACATTACCAAGTGGAGCTCCAATGACCTCATGGACAAAATGGAGAGCCTGGAGCCAGAGGACCCGCAGG ACAGTCTGTATCGCCAGAGCAGCCCtgagttcagggtggcctccagtgTGGAACAGCTGAACATCATTGAG GATGAGGTGAGCCAGCCACTAGCTGCACCACCCTCCAAGATCCacgtgctgctgctggtgctgcacGGAGGCACCATCCTGGACAATGGAGCTGGGGATCCCAGCTCCAAGCAGGGTGACACCAACACTATTGCCAACGTGTTCGACACCGTCATGCATGTGCACTACCCCAGTGCCCTAGGCCACCTCGCCATCCGCTTGGTGCCCTGCCCACCCATCTGTGCTGACGCCTTCGCCCTTGTCTCCAA CCTCAGCCCCTATGGCCATGATGAAGGCTGTCTATCCAGCAGCCAGGACCATATCCCCCTGGCTGCCCTGCCCCTGTTGGCTACTTCCTCACCTCAGTACCAGGAGGCAGTTGCTACAGTGATTCAGCGGGCCAACCTGGCCTATGGGGACTTCATCAAGTCCCAGGAGGGTGTGACCTTCAATGGACAG GTCTGTCTTATTGGGGACTGTGTCGGGGGCATCCTGGCATTTGATGCCTTATGCTACAGCAACCAGCCAGTATCTGAGAGTCAGAGCAGCAGCCGCCGGGGCAGTGTGGTCAGCATGCAG GACACTGACATGTTGTCCCCGGGCATCCTGGTGAACACGGCACACAGCTCCAGTGGTGGTGGCAGTGGCAATGGTGGTGGCTCCAACCTGGAGAGCAGTCGGCACCTGAGCCGCAGCAACATCGACATCCCCCGCAGCAATGGCACTGAAGACTCCAAAAGGCAGCTGCCCCGCAAGAGGAGTGACTCATCCACCTATGAGCTGGATACCATCCAGCAGCACCAGGCCTTCCTGTCCAG CCTCCATGCGAGCGTGCTGAGGAATGAGCCCAATGCCCGCCGCTCGAGCAGCTCCACCATGCTGGATGGCACCGGAGCCCTGGGCAAATTTGACTTTGAGATTGCTGACCTCTTCCTCTTCGGGTGCCCACTAGGACTGGTTCTAGCCTTGAGGAAAACTGTCATCCCCTCTCTGGACG TTTTCCAGCTGCGACCAGCTTGCCAGCAAGTGTACAACCTCTTCCACCCTGCGGACCCATCAGCCTCTCGCCTGGAGCCACTGCTGGAGCGGCGCTTCCATGCCCTGCCACCCTTCAGCATCCCCCGCTACCAGCGCTACCCGCTGGGGGATGGCTGCTCCACACTGTTGG CAGACGCACTCCAGACCCATAACACAGTCTTCCAAGAACATGCAGCCCCCTCATCACCAAGCATGGCCTCTGCCAGCCGTGGCTTCCGCAGAGCCAGTGAGATCAGCATCGCCAGCCAGGTGTCGGGCATGGCTGAGAGCTACACAGCATCTAACATCGCCCAGA TTGCTGCAAAATGGTGGGGCCAGAAGCGGATCGACTATGCCCTCTACTGCCCTGATGCTCTCACAGCCTTCCCCACTGTGGCCCTTCCCCACCTCTTCCATGCCAGCTACTGGGAGTCAACTGATGTGGTCTCCTTTCTGCTGAGACAG GTCATGCGGCATGACAGCTCCAGCATCCTAGAACTGGATGGCAAGGAAGTGTCCGTGTTCACGCCTTCACAGCCAAGAGAGAAATGGCAGCgcaaaaggacccatgtaaaactgcgG AATGTGACAGCCAACCACCGGATCAATGATGCAGTTGCCAATGAGGATGGCCCACAGGTTGTGACAGGCCGGTTCATGTATGGGCCCCTGGACATGGTCACGCTGACTGGGGAGAAG GTGGATGTGCACATCATGATGCAGCCACCCTCAGGTGAGTGGCTGCACCTGGACACACTGGTGACCAACAGCAGTGGGCGTGTCTCCTACACCATCCCTGAGACGCACCGCCTGGGGGTGGGCGTCTACCCCATCAAGATGGTGGTCAG GGGAGACCACACATTTGCCGACAGCTACATCACTGTGCTGCCCAAGGGCACGGAGTTCGTGGTCTTCAGTATCGATGGCTCCTTTGCCGCCAGTGTGTCCATCATGGGCAGTGACCCCAAGGTGCGCGCCGGGGCCGTGGATGTGGTGCG GCACTGGCAGGACCTGGGCTACCTCATCATCTACGTGACGGGTCGGCCTGACATGCAGAAGCAGCGGGTGGTGGCATGGCTGGCCCAGCACAACTTCCCCCATGGCGTGGTGTCCTTCTGTGACGGCCTAGTGCATGACCCACTACGGCACAAGGCCAACTTCCTGAAGCTGCTCATCTCTGAG CTGCACCTGCGCGCACATGCGGCCTATGGCTCCACAAAGGACGTGGCGGTCTATAGCTCCATCAGCCTATCTCCCATGCACATCTACATTGTGGGCCGGCCCACCAAGAAGCTGCAGCAGCAGTGCCAG TTCATCACTGATGGCTATGCAGCCCACCTGGCCCAGCTCAAGTACAATCATCGGGCACGGCCAGCTCGCAACACAGCCACTCGCATGGCACTACGCAAAGGCAGCTTTGGCCTACCTGGCCAGGGTGACTTCCTGCGATCCCGGAATCACCTGTTCCGCACCATCTCAGCCCAGCCCAGTGGGCCCAGCCACCGGCATGATCGGACACAAAGCCAAGCAGACAGTGAGCAGCGGGGCCAGCGCAGCATGAGTGTAGCGGCCAGCTGCTGGGGCCGTGCTATGACTGGCCGGCTTGAACCAGGGGCAGCCATAGGCCCCAAGTAG